In Euwallacea similis isolate ESF13 chromosome 5, ESF131.1, whole genome shotgun sequence, a single window of DNA contains:
- the LOC136409216 gene encoding uncharacterized MFS-type transporter C09D4.1-like — MPPQTLGNSQSASTEEIFVFTYRWMILFLYGLVAVVNFMQLLQFSIISNVITQFYNVENIWVDLTSIIFFISFIIFFYPVSFIVEKYNLKVTVISAMALTLAGNLIKLFATRSDRYWVILLAQLPIAIGQVQLASIPSKLATTWFGPKEVSTACAIAVLWMQLGSALGCVQSPFIVTSKDTKEIASQLFEMFVIQSILSGCVFLAILVCFKSKPKLPPSQSQLNLIANANEDRPSFFANIKEVLKNRNFWFVVMSLGFANGFWNCSGVVLNSIYLNYFPNMESDPGVLALMSIISGGCIGSIFVGIILDKTHQFKKISFAILLLAAISYAFVSISLIAKSRIATFFTIPIFGFFIAPSLIVGFEFLVEITYPIPEACSSSTFNAAYYCLSIVNTVLFEVLIESIDYLWTFVVVFFFLCCSAMVVLLVNSELRRRDANLQRNDDVIVDAGAAMPSISNCSRSSSSSSMNEHNNTVVTTAKF; from the exons ATGCCTCCTCAAACTCTGGGCAATTCTCAATCTGCCAGTACTGAGGAAATCTTTGTGTTCACCTACAGATGGATGATTCTGTTCTTATACGGCCTGGTGGCGGTAGTGAACTTCATGCAACTGCTGCAATTCTCCATTATCAGCAATGTAATAACCCA GTTCTATAATGTGGAGAACATCTGGGTGGACTTGACCTCTATAATATTCTTCATCtcctttataatttttttctatcctGTTAGCTTCATTGTGGAGAAATAT AACTTGAAGGTCACAGTTATCTCAGCAATGGCTCTAACATTAGCAGGAAACCTAATCAAACTATTCGCTACTCGTTCGGATCGATATTGGGTAATTTTACTGGCCCAACTGCCGATCGCCATAGGGCAAGTACAGCTGGCCAGCATACCCTCGAAACTTGCCACCACTTGGTTTGGGCCTAAGGAGGTGTCCACTGCATGTGCAATCGCTGTGTTATGGATGCAGCTGG GTTCTGCCCTTGGATGTGTCCAATCTCCATTTATAGTAACCAGCAAAGACACTAAAGAAATCGCAAGTCAACTTTTTGAGATGTTTGTAATTCAATCTATACTGAGCGGATGCGTATTTTTGGCCATTTTAGTAT GTTTCAAGTCCAAGCCTAAGTTGCCCCCAAGTCAATCCCAGTTGAATCTCATTGCCAATGCGAATGAAGATAGGCCATCTTTTTTTGCAAACATCAAGGAAGTGCTTAAAAATCGGAACTTTTGGTTTGTGGTCATGTCACTAGGGTTTGCCAATGGATTTTGGAACTGTTCTGGAGTTGTACTTAACAGCATTTACCTCAATTACTTTCCA AACATGGAGAGTGATCCTGGGGTGCTAGCTCTAATGTCCATCATATCAGGGGGGTGCATTGGAAGCATATTTGTAGGGATAATTCTCGATAAAACCCATCAATTTAA AAAGATAAGCTTCGCAATCTTACTCCTTGCAGCCATCAGCTACGCTTTCGTGTCAATATCTCTTATTGCGAAAAGCAGAATTGCCACGTTTTTCACAATTCCAATCTTCGG CTTCTTCATCGCTCCAAGCCTCATTGTAGGTTTCGAATTCCTTGTAGAAATCACATATCCGATCCCTGAAGCTTGCAGTTCTTCTACCTTTAACGCGGCCTACTACTGCCTGTCAATTGTGAACACTGTACTATTTGAAGTACTCATTGAGAGCATCGATTATTTATGGACGTTTGTGGTggtctttttctttttgtgtTGTAGCGCCATGGTTGTTCTATTGGTGAATTCGGAACTCCGAAGAAGGGACGCCAATTTGCAGCGGAATGATGATGTTATCGTTGATGCAGGGGCAGCAATGCCCTCTATTAGCAATTGTAGCAGGAGTAGTAGTAGCAGTAGTATGAATGAGCATAACAACACTGTAGTTACTACtgcaaagttttaa